In Salmo trutta chromosome 28, fSalTru1.1, whole genome shotgun sequence, one DNA window encodes the following:
- the fance gene encoding Fanconi anemia group E protein isoform X2: protein MDTNTLLLRFDGRSRLLLRSFLSGATGARRGLWVFQRQRRSDPDRCLHTCLETLCQQEICLNSDAQTLTTKPLVCLFPVAFQRSLMSFLHLTHPLHPRTSVVRLLDCLSQGEHAPNPWVSALVVQLRRDLGAPGGKEPLITPQCRERLRGLCERLRGGGGGDDKATGWALCLGGPIEPQLSSSSQSGLDVVPQRKRKSSCVDLDSEPEDDAGQQRKRMKISLSPVDTERSCSRMEYVVGTEGLKDEMETDRVDGVIPEPAVEPQPAAGSPCDVLPENVKASIPQIKEILESEMEWDQSSAEVFKVLNDCDPSQVEILCRMLSLSEMPEQILPQLCSCLLELSPDLSHSTAATLIKSLLLGKVLSLSEPASRCLVTAVTSLCSRYPRPTCHALIGPVLEEGQTGSAQAELLNRLIEDCLDPHYRLLVFHSFVQNDNQRDLV, encoded by the exons ATGGACACAAATACTTTGTTGCTCCGGTTTGATGGACGCTCCCGGTTGCTGCTCCGTTCTTTTCTCTCGGGAGCTACCGGTGCCCGTCGAGGTCTGTGGGTTTTCCAGCGGCAGCGACGGTCAGACCCGGACCGCTGCCTACACACCTGTCTCGAGACCCTTTGCCAGCAGGAAATATGTCTGAACAGTGATGCTCAGACCCTGACAAC CAAACCACTCGTGTGCCTGTTTCCAGTTGCCTTCCAACGGAGTCTCATGTCCTTCCTCCATCTCACCCACCCTTTGCATCCCCGGACCAGTGTTGTTCGCCTGCTAGACTGCCTCAGCCAGGGGGAGCATGCCCCAAACCCCTGGGTGTCTGCCCTGGTCGTACAGCTCCGGAGAGACTTGGGAGCCCCTGGGGGGAAGGAGCCCCTAATCACCCCCCAGTGCAGAGAAAGACTAAGGGGACTATGTGAGCGTctgaggggtggtggtggtggtgatgataaaGCAACAGGATGGGCCTTGTGTTTAGGTGGACCAATAGAGCCACAACTGTCCTCATCCTCACAGAGTGGGCTAGATGTGGTtccacagaggaagaggaagagcagCTGTGTGGATCTGGACTCAGAACCAGAGGACGACGCCGGACAGCAGCGTAAGAGGATGAAGATAAGTCTCTCTCCTGTGGACACTGAGAGGAGTTGTAGCAGAATGGAGTATGTGGTGGGAACGGAGGGTTTGAAAGATGAGATGGAGACGGACCGGGTGGATGGTGTCATCCCAGAACCAGCTGTGGAACCGCAGCCAGCAGCAGGGAGTCCATGTGATGTCCTGCCTGAGAACGTAAAG gcttctatccCTCAAATCAAGGAAATATTGGAAAGTGAGATGGAG TGGGACCAGAGCTCAGCGGAAGTCTTCAAGGTGCTGAACGACTGTGACCCGTCCCAG GTAGAGATCTTATGTAGGATGCTGAGTTTGTCTGAGATGCCAGAACAGATCCTACCTCAGCTCTGTAGCTGCCTGCTGGAGCTCTCTCCTGATCTCAGTCACAGCACAGCAGCCACACTCATCAAGAGTCTCCTGCTGGGAAAG GTTCTGTCCCTTTCTGAACCTGCCTCACGCTGTCTAGTCACGGCTGTGACGTCACTATGCAGTCGCTACCCCAGGCCAACCTGCCACGCTCTGATTGGACCAGTCCTGGAGGAAGGGCAGACAG GCAGTGCACAGGCT